ataagaagtaaaatgtaaaataataataataataataataaaaatgttaattacATTGCGAGTGATTTCTTCAGCAGCTTTTTGAAGATCTGATAAAACAGAAAAGGCTGAAAAACCACCCCATCCCCATCCACCACTGCCAACGTTGTCTTGTTGTTTGGCGGCTGGTTTTTCTTCCACTGGTAGTGGTTGTTGTTGtatctcttcttcatcaatcGATTTTTTGGTACCATTGTTGTTGGCttccattttatttattttttaatttaatttgggTTTATTTCTTAATGTTGTTGTTGGGAAGATTTATAAGTATTAGATTTTGGATTTGCAAAAATGTGTGTGTGAATCCTTGGCGTGTTTGTTGCGTTGGTTTGGATTTGGGTTTCAATGAAACGAGAATACGCACTCTACTAGATCTAGAAAACGACACTACTTCAACCGCCAAACGTGGTCGTTTCATTAAATTAGTCTTACTAATCAAAATATGtaccaatttttttatttattattatttttttacaacttGAAATTTGTACTGATATGATGATGGTAATTGATTTTGTTAGAATGCTAAAAAATCTAAAAGTAAAAGGGTGTGGTCGGGATACTTAAGCTTTGACACATATGACATCGACTCTTCTCACAAATCGGCATATCTATATCGTCTCATTGGACAATTAGGAGCGTGTTTGTAAACGTTTTTTTTCCGTGTTCCACTTGATGTTGCCAGTTTTCTTGGCTACATGTAGCCGAAAATCGATGTCACATGTCTTCTCCATTTTAGAATTAAGTCTGACAATTGGGCTTAAATCTAAAATAGATAGTTAGAGCATACATTATGCTTCGTCCTTCACTTATCTCCCTTTCATCTCTAGTCCAAGGACAAGTGATTACCATTAGGTAGGATTCGTCCTTGACTAGTCTTTAGGTAATCCGTCTTTACAAGGACGAATGTGTGGGTCTGTGTAAAGTGTCTTAGGGATTAGTGTCATAAATAGAAAATTTTAGACTAGTTTTTACATGTTGTGGATGTTTTAGGAGATTCGTCCTTGATTAGTCATTGTCTGATCTGACTTTGACAGGGACTAATCCTGAAGGGTGAGTATGGCATTGTGGCGCCTCTTGATTAACCAATGAATCTATTATACTGTTAATGTATATAATCAATGAGCTCATATAGGCTTCTAACATAGTAAACATAGTAATCAATGAATCAATGACTTCATATATTCTTGTGTATGTAACCAATGAATCTGtctactatattatatataacattgtAAGTTTCCCTTAAGATTCATTCTGCAAGCTGTCTAGTTTGGACAAGTTCAGGTGAAAACACCTATGGCCATTACTCAATTCATCACCTGCCAATAAATTTCCAAAAAggaattccatcaaattttgtCACGAACAATGAGCCCTCTCTATTATTCATGGCAGTTCATCTTTTTCCTCATAGTGTTCCTTATCTGTGGTTTACACAAAATGATAACCTACATCTCAACTAGAGTGTCCAAGTCCACCAATACCCGAGTCACAAATCAGACCCCGATTTCATTAGAGGTCAAGATCACACTGCCTACCAGAGTCATCTTTGGTGATACCGAAACCATCAAAAGGTTTGATCCATCTGAGCTTGTTCAGCTGCCCAAGAACAGGCTTGGAGTTGGTTCCATAGGAACGCTTTATAAGGTCGTTCTTGATAGTGGCTCGATAATCACAGTTAGGAAGATCTGTAAGAGGATAAGTTGTAATGTAGATAATTTTGAGTATTGGGCCAGGTTTTTTGGTGGTGTTCGTGATGACCCTTGGCTTTTGCCCATGttgtttggtttttggtttggtggAGAGGCTTTTGTTATTCATGAGTACTTGTGTTTAGGCAGCTTGGAGGAACTTTTACATGGTTAGTCTTTTGAAACCCTGGTTCTTGTGTGCATGTTTCTACTATGATCGTCATACACGTTTTAGGGGTGTTTGGATTTGCCTCCTTGATGATTATCGCCTTTTGAATTCACAATACACAATTTACTAACTAAACTTGTTAACTAAAACCAAGTGGCATAATATTTACCTTAGCCTtaagtggtttttttttttcctgaaatatatacatacattgtCTCAATAGGACTTGACCCACGACCTTTTGGTTAATGGGTCAGGTGAAAAACAATTATACCTTGGTATTTAATTCTAGTTCTTGATTGATGTCAACTATGCAGGCAGCGAAGGAGTTCAATTTACACCATTAAGTTGGCAAATCAGACAACAAATAGCACTAGGAGCGGCAAAAGCAGTAGCATCAATTCACAGTCGAGTCACAAAAACAGGCGAACCTCTCATCTGTGGGGTGATCAAGTCGTCaaacttattaatacaaaacgACTTCTCCCCTCTTCTTGCTAGCTATGAAACACCATACCTGTTCCCTTCTTCAAGTATCATCAGAAGAAACTGTGGCCGAATAGCCCCAGAGCTAACACGAACAAGAAACATCTCCAAGTCGTTTACAAAACAATCAGATGTGTACAGTTTTGGAATTCTGATGTTGGAGCTTATTACTGGGAAGAAACCTTCCGTGACTAATTTAGGCCAGTACGTAACCGAGAAAAGAGCACGCGAGGGTCCAAAAGGGGTTGCTGATAAGCGAATGCTTGATGTCACAGTTAACGTTTCGGCTATGATTCAGATTGCAGAGAGGTGCCTTTTTTCTGATCCGAAACAACGCCTTTCAATGGGGGTTGTAGTTGAAAAGATTCAATCGGCCATTGATTAACTCGATTTATTTTGCAGATATGATGTATAAATCTTAACCATATTACCTGTTATCTAGAATATAATTTGACAATCACAAGGTACAAGTGATGATTAAGCAAACAACGAGAGATGCATGAAATGTGCATATTTTGTAATTAGTAATTCAATACAAGTTAGTCTACATAAGGGTTGTCTTCTAACAAAAAAAGATAACTAACATAGAGAGGAGTGtcttaattgtttaaaatctaaTCTTGGATTACCGGTGGCGGTGATAAATATCGTGAAGCCATCATCGGTGGAAGATTGGGGTCATTTaaggttggtggtggtggtgctgcAATTCGTGGTTGTTTATCTGCAGGCGGTGTTAAGGTGGACATAACTGGTGGTAATGGTGAACGGTCATTTGGTTGAGGTGGTGCTTTCCGTTTTTTCATATGTTCTATAATAATAGGATCTCGTGGTTGGCAGCCTACCGTTTTGCAATCTATTGGATGATTTAGCACTGCAGAACAATTTTTATCGGGCCTTTGATTTGGTTTATTAGGGATGCAATTGTTTTCGTACAGAAAAAGACGCTTGGTGTGCAAAAACTTCTCACATTCGGCACCAATATCATTGAAGTAATTGCTAGATACTGTCATATTGAACAATCTGGGAAAACTACACATGCTGTCGGACACCTGCCCGGTCAATGCATTTCTTGAAAAATCAAACCTCTCCATCATCTTTAAATTCTCATAACTTTTAGGAATGGAACCAACAAAATGGTTCTTACTCACATCCAAAACTATCAAGAACTTTAACATTCCTATCTCTTCGGGTAGGCATCCAGTGAGACGGTTGTTGGAAAAAGAAACCTGTTCCAACCGTGCCATACGCCCAACACCCTTGGGTATGCACCCACTAAACTTATTATTTGATAACACCAATACAGAAGCTTGTGAATTACCGATGTTTTTGGGAATGTGATGATAGAACCGATTATTGTTTAATATAAGGGCATCAATTTCCATATCAAAGATTTCAGGTGGCAATGGACCTTCAAATTCATTAAATCTGATATCAAGAAACCTAAGAGATGACAAAGTCAACAACGTCCTAGGAAACGTGCCAGCCAAATGGTTACTACTGAGATCGAGTTCAAACAATAGTTTAAGGTTGGCCATTGTTTCAGGGATAGTTCCACAAAATCTATTGGCATGGAGATGTAAAATGCCTAAATCAGTTAACAAGCCAAGCTCTGGAACAAGCCGTCCTGCAATGTCTCCAAAATTGAGATCAATGACAGCAACGGTCACAATACTTTCGTCATCAAGAGCAAGCGCACAAACCACCCCATAGTATCCACAAACATCTGGCCCGACCCAGTTTCCAGTCATGTTTAGAGGATCCGAAAGGAATGTCTTTTTCCATTCTTGAAAGGCATAATAAGCCTTTTTTAACCTAGGACTTTCAAAAACCAAACTAGGATCAACGTCGACTTTTATATCATCAAGAGCATGGGCTGGGTTCAGATCAGAGACCGTTTTGGTTAACCGACGACGACTAACTGGGACTTGAACCTTGGTTAAGGCAACGGAAAATGAGGAAACATAAAATATGAGAAATAGGCCTATGTAACAAAAGAAGCCTAAGGTTTGCATTTTGAAAGGGTTTAGAAAAACCACCTTTGGCTTGGCCAAATATTTCCTATAAGAGTTCCATAAGAAGATTGAGAGGAGGGTGTTACTTGTTGTTGAATGGTGAATCTATATTTACCACCAAATATCTCTCTACACCACAAAATCATGTTTCCATATGCTACAATCTTGTTATGTTGTCAAAATactaatatcatatatacatacatatatatatatatatgcatacatcAAAATACTTTCATTATCCATCCTCAAATTTACAACAATCAACTTAGTTTGACTTTGTAAGCAAAagggtaaaaaaaaagtagaaagcTTAAAATAGAAATCTATATGTACCAAAGAATTGAAATACTAAAATAATATACAAACTACAAATAGATATACAGTTAGGTTCAACTTGTAGAAACTAAAAAGAATATGCACATCCAAAAGCAAGACTATCGATAACAAAATAGTATATTAACTTAAACTAATCGGTTTCATGATCAGGAACAGGGGAGAACCAAGCAGGGGACTTGCCTTTTGAGCGAAGCAATCGGGTGAATGAGGAATCGGGCATTTTCCATTTTTCCTCTTCTTCCATCTCCTCCAAGCTCTTTGGCAGCCCGTCAGGCACAGGACATTCACTTCTAGCTCTTGACACAACTTTCACCAAGTTCGAACCACTTGTGTTTGATTCATTTTGACTTTGCAGTTTCTTTCTTGCTTTGTGAATTTCGGAAATTCCATGTAAGTATCCTATTAGAGATTTCACTCCTCCTGATTCTAGTATCACTTTCTCCACCTCTTCTTTTGGCGCTTCTTTCTGTTCAAAAACAAGAACTAAAAGACTAAATACTCAATGGAATGTTGAATGAAACTATTATGTGGATGGAGAGCACTTACTTCAAGTTCTTTTAGCTCGAAATACGCTTTCCAACAGCTGTAGGATGAATCTCCTTCAAGGGTTGAACAGTAATCTGATATCAACAATAATAAAACATAGTTTGAGTACTTAGAAGCACCTCTCTATTTTCGGGTAGAGGTATTACCCTCTATATTGTGTTGTgttatatgtgttatatatatatcagtttcGGATTATTTGGTTTGAAAGTAGCATTATTCCAGAACCAATATATTATCAGTAGGTACTAAATGGTAAAATATCCCATCAAAACTATCTATAGCAAGAAGAAACCATAAAATCCAAATccttatatacacatatacatttaaCTAGTAATAATGATCCATTATTATGATAATAAGTACTCATTCGATAACGCTTTATATAAACACTATGAATTAGCATGACGGCTGTAGACAAATAatagttttgttatatataaaaacataataagatTCAGGATAACGCTTTATATAAATCCTATGAATTAGTATGCCTGCTCTAGGAAAATAAAGTTAAGTTTggtcaagggttcgatcctcTTGCCTTGCAACTGGAGGTCTTATAAAACCTGAAAGCAGTTTCTCTACCTTgtcgtggtaggggtaaggacatcttaacctccccatactCGTGGAATACGACATAATAATAAGTCATTCATTATGTATTCTTGcttgtccaagaaaacaaaaagactAAAGATATATACCTGCTAAAtcgttttcggtttttttgatCAATGGAGGATCTCTAAGGATTCGATCAAACTTCCCTCGACTAAAAGGTTCAAGTTTAGGTATATTCATCGACTGCTTGTTCTTCAAACAACAACAAGAAACCCTTGCTGTTGGAGCAGCTGCTAACCTGATTATTGGACTACTACTGGTAGTACGACAATGCATATGCCCCCATCTTAACGTTGTCATATCTTAGTCGATCAGAAGCAGGCCGCCTacaaattgtttttttcttagatcaaatatatattgtgttttctTGCGAAATACAGTATATGGTTCTATACTTCTATTGttgaaaattattattatatttataggaAGCGGGAATTTTGGATAAGGATGTTGTTGTTTGTTGCTAAAATTGTGTTTTATGCGATTTTGGTTCGTTGTGGATCGAATTATCGAGTATGTGAGAGTTACGTGGCGAATGAGTTATAGTGAATGGTGTCGTGAATATATTGAGAGGCTCATGGGTTACACGTGGGATCCTTTTTATGGGCATACACTATACAGTAATTCTTTTTCACTTGAATGTACTTTATTAACAATTTAACATTCAACTTCTGAGAAAATAAGTCTGGACTCTGGAAACAAAGAATTTGCGTTTGGGGTCAAACTAGCGATTTCAACATGAACTCGGTCACTCAATCGACACGACTAACTTCTATACATGTAGTGTCTTCGTGGCAGTGTGCTGGCATCTCTCTCGTGCCTTCTCGACTTCTCATGTCATTGCCAAGGCCCTCACTTCTGTACATGTAGTATTAACATACACATTTGAggataacttttattttttgtaacaaTCAAATATGCTTAATTTGCCTTTATTTAGTTGTTACCCTTTGGAAACTTTTTAACCCTATAAAAATTGAATGGACATTGGACagttataaacttaaaaattacCAAAACCAGCAAAAGAATTTACAATTAACAAAACAGATTTGGCCCATACGCACTTGGAGTGTCAGATTACGTGACATATTTCCGAGCCTAATAGTCACCTCAATCGAAATAGTTGACTCAAAACAACTCACAAAGACACAGAGCCAATGGATCAACAAACATAATTGCTAAACTATGGTTAAATATGGCACGTAAGGGTAGATGGTATCATTTGTACTGTTTTACTATGCACATTCTGAACTA
The sequence above is drawn from the Erigeron canadensis isolate Cc75 chromosome 4, C_canadensis_v1, whole genome shotgun sequence genome and encodes:
- the LOC122597476 gene encoding leucine-rich repeat extensin-like protein 4 — translated: MQTLGFFCYIGLFLIFYVSSFSVALTKVQVPVSRRRLTKTVSDLNPAHALDDIKVDVDPSLVFESPRLKKAYYAFQEWKKTFLSDPLNMTGNWVGPDVCGYYGVVCALALDDESIVTVAVIDLNFGDIAGRLVPELGLLTDLGILHLHANRFCGTIPETMANLKLLFELDLSSNHLAGTFPRTLLTLSSLRFLDIRFNEFEGPLPPEIFDMEIDALILNNNRFYHHIPKNIGNSQASVLVLSNNKFSGCIPKGVGRMARLEQVSFSNNRLTGCLPEEIGMLKFLIVLDVSKNHFVGSIPKSYENLKMMERFDFSRNALTGQVSDSMCSFPRLFNMTVSSNYFNDIGAECEKFLHTKRLFLYENNCIPNKPNQRPDKNCSAVLNHPIDCKTVGCQPRDPIIIEHMKKRKAPPQPNDRSPLPPVMSTLTPPADKQPRIAAPPPPTLNDPNLPPMMASRYLSPPPVIQD
- the LOC122597475 gene encoding probable inactive receptor kinase At2g26730; the protein is MITYISTRVSKSTNTRVTNQTPISLEVKITLPTRVIFGDTETIKRFDPSELVQLPKNRLGVGSIGTLYKVVLDSGSIITVRKICKRISCNVDNFEYWARFFGGVRDDPWLLPMLFGFWFGGEAFVIHEYLCLGSLEELLHGSEGVQFTPLSWQIRQQIALGAAKAVASIHSRVTKTGEPLICGVIKSSNLLIQNDFSPLLASYETPYLFPSSSIIRRNCGRIAPELTRTRNISKSFTKQSDVYSFGILMLELITGKKPSVTNLGQYVTEKRAREGPKGVADKRMLDVTVNVSAMIQIAERCLFSDPKQRLSMGVVVEKIQSAID
- the LOC122598593 gene encoding CCG-binding protein 1 encodes the protein MTTLRWGHMHCRTTSSSPIIRLAAAPTARVSCCCLKNKQSMNIPKLEPFSRGKFDRILRDPPLIKKTENDLADYCSTLEGDSSYSCWKAYFELKELEKEAPKEEVEKVILESGGVKSLIGYLHGISEIHKARKKLQSQNESNTSGSNLVKVVSRARSECPVPDGLPKSLEEMEEEEKWKMPDSSFTRLLRSKGKSPAWFSPVPDHETD